A window of Bufo gargarizans isolate SCDJY-AF-19 chromosome 9, ASM1485885v1, whole genome shotgun sequence contains these coding sequences:
- the DOLPP1 gene encoding dolichyldiphosphatase 1, translated as MAAVEQCSLSAQWRPVSLTHVEYPAGDVYGQLLAYLSLGPVVILISFVTLIIFKRELHTISFLGGLVMNEGVNWVIKNIVREPRPCEGMHTTVTTEYGLPSSHSQFMWFFSVYSFLFLYLRMHQTNNARFLDLLWRHVLSLCLLAAASLVSYSRVYLMYHSWSQVTYGAVAGSILAIAWFAITQEILTPLFPRIASWPVSEFFLIRDTSLIPNILWFEYTVTRSEARSRQRKLGTKLQ; from the exons ATGGCGGCCGTAGAACAGTGCTCGCTCTCAGCTCAATGGCGCCCGGTTTCCCTCACTCACGTTGAATACCCTGCAG GAGATGTCTACGGGCAGCTGTTGGCCTACCTCAGCCTGGGACCAGTCGTTATCCTCATCAGTTTTGTGACCCTCATCATATTCAAGAGAGAACTTCACACG ATTTCTTTTCTGGGGGGTCTGGTAATGAATGAAGGCGTAAACTGGGTAATTAAGAACATAGTAAGAGAGCCGCGTCCATGTGAAG GAATGCACACAACAGTCACCACAGAGTATGGGTTGCCTTCAAGTCATTCACAGTTCATGTGGTTCTTCTCTGTTTATTCATTCCTCTTCCTATACTTAAG GATGCACCAGACAAACAACGCTCGGTTCTTGGACTTGCTGTGGCGCCACGTACTGTCACTTTGTCTCTTGGCGGCAGCAAGTCTAGTCTCATACAGCCG AGTGTATCTAATGTATCACAGCTGGAGCCAGGTCACGTATGGAGCTGTGGCAGGAAGTATCTTGGCTATCGCTTGGTTTGCCATCACCCAGGAGATTCTTACCCCGTTGTTCCCTAGAATCGCATCCTG GCCAGTCTCAGAATTTTTTCTCATTCGTGACACCAGTCTAATTCCCAACATCTTGTGGTTTGAATACACAGTCACTCGGTCAGAAGCCAG AAGCAGACAACGGAAACTCGGTACAAAGCTGCAGTGA